In the Oryzias latipes chromosome 9, ASM223467v1 genome, one interval contains:
- the bmp10 gene encoding bone morphogenetic protein 10: MASIWGSELGTICTSKIVFLLICLLLLQVPLRGHSSPISPTHQRIRPAPGLGDGHGGVVDPSILEQENNVDMQNLLQNLKTQFLRTFNLSGLGPPALPPGSTREEPPEYMMELYNRFANDHSAMPTANIIRSFKNEDSNPSIVGVEGVRRHPLLFNVSVPHHEHVIAAELRLYTLVQTDRHLYAGVDRKVTIYEVESQDWTENMTDVKATRGDAFGLVQERTERVELVELASRQVYGTDNGWEAFDLTTAVQRWRKSESGTTHRLEVHISSIANSENDKSVMNSKDGSVPEGDMEIENSPEEKHKPLLIVFSDDQSRDHREDKRELNEMINHETSNVVEQSDDQWGALEGDEDEEAIDEEDLIQMRSNLIYDTASRIRRNAKGNHCKKQSLYVEFKDIGWDSWILAPPGYDAFECTGVCSYPLTKHLTPTKHAIVQTLVSINSPQRAARACCVPTKLDPISLLYLDETGVVTYKYKYEGMVVAECGCR, translated from the exons ATGGCGAGCATTTGGGGCTCTGAACTGGGAACCATTTGCACCTCCAAGATTGTGTTCTTGCTGATTTGCCTCCTGCTGCTCCAGGTGCCTCTCCGTGGACATAGCAGCCCTATTTCGCCGACTCATCAGAGGATTCGTCCTGCTCCGGGTCTGGGGGACGGGCATGGAGGAGTGGTGGACCCGTCCATTTTGGAGCAGGAAAACAACGTTGACATGCAAAACCTGCTGCAGAACCTGAAGACACAGTTTTTGCGCACTTTCAACCTGTCGGGTTTGGGCCCCCCGGCTTTGCCTCCAGGGAGTACACGAGAAGAACCACCTGAATATATGATGGAACTTTATAACCGTTTTGCTAATGACCATAGTGCCATGCCCACCGCCAACATCATCCGCAGCTTTAAGAACGAAG ATTCAAACCCAAGCATCGTGGGTGTCGAGGGAGTGAGGCGccacccactccttttcaatgTATCAGTCCCCCATCATGAGCACGTTATAGCGGCTGAACTTCGTCTCTACACTCTTGTCCAGACTGACCGTCACCTCTATGCCGGTGTTGACCGAAAGGTCACCATCTATGAGGTGGAGTCGCAGGATTGGACGGAGAACATGACTGATGTGAAGGCCACACGAGGAGATGCGTTCGGACTGGTGCAGGAAAGGACAGAGCGGGTGGAGCTGGTGGAGCTAGCTTCCCGACAGGTTTATGGGACAGATAATGGCTGGGAGGCCTTCGACCTAACTACTGCTGTTCAGCGTTGGCGCAAGTCTGAAAGTGGCACTACACACCGGTTGGAGGTGCACATTTCCAGCATAGCCAACAGTGAGAATGATAAAAGTGTGATGAATAGCAAAGATGGGAGTGTGCCTGAAGGAGACATGGAGATTGAAAACAGTCCCGAGGAAAAACACAAGCCTTTATTGATTGTTTTCTCCGATGACCAAAGCAGGGATCATCGAGAAGATAAACGTGAACTGAATGAGATGATAAACCATGAGACTTCCAATGTGGTCGAGCAGAGCGATGACCAATGGGGAGCTCTTGAAggagacgaggatgaggaagcTATAGATGAGGAAGACCTGATACAGATGCGCTCAAACCTGATTTATGACACTGCATCTCGCATTCGCAGGAACGCCAAAGGGAACCACTGCAAGAAACAGTCCCTGTATGTGGAGTTCAAGGACATTGGCTGGGACAGTTGGATTCTGGCACCTCCCGGTTATGATGCCTTTGAGTGCACAGGTGTTTGTTCATACCCACTGACAAAGCATCTCACCCCTACAAAGCATGCCATTGTTCAGACACTGGTCAGCATTAACAGTCCGCAGAGGGCAGCGCGAGCATGCTGTGTGCCCACCAAACTGGACCCCATCTCCCTGCTGTATCTAGACGAAACAGGGGTGGTCACCTACAAGTACAAGTATGAAGGCATGGTGGTGGCTGAGTGTGGCTGCAGATAG